The following DNA comes from Pleuronectes platessa chromosome 9, fPlePla1.1, whole genome shotgun sequence.
CCTTCTCTTATAGTTACATCCCTCTGTTTCCAGATGGCTTCAGCCTGGGAGAGTCTCCTGTCCGCGTACCAGAGCGCACTGGACAATGGAGGTGTGTGATCGTTCTCATTTTCTATCTTCAACATGTGCGGTCGACTTTATTTTAGCAGCAAACTTGTttctgtgttcagtgtgtgggaGCTGCTGCTCCACAATGACTGCTCTGTGGCCTGTCACACGGTTAACGCCATGAATCGTATTCTAACGTTATATATGctcagtatacacacacacatttatatatttatatatgaagaAAAGGTATAGAACTCAAGGTTAACCCTACACAaactctttttgtttgttagtgtCAGCTTTATAAAACTGAATTTGGTATTTATTTACAAAGTTGCACATACAGTGTGTCAtttgaacacagacacaaaactttGCAATTCCTGTgcagacaaaacaacaatagtCCCTAAACAGAGGTGAAAGATTTCAGAAATCCAATCCATCACGTATGTGAATTACTTCCCTGACACATGTCGGGCTGCTGTTTACTTCCTCATCCTGGTGTCACTCATCTTCCTGGTTGTATTGGAGGTATGCTACAAGGAAGATCAGAGATCAGCCCTTTAAATGTCAGGGGGGGGGAAACATTTGGTTTACATCTACACAATTGCATACAATGTCCCATCTGAGGCTGATGTGGAACAGACTAACTGTAAAAATCGGGCTTTTCCTGTGCAGACAAAACACTAACACCTCTTTACCTGggacatgaaataaatatgtgtgtgggAGCAGAAACTGGTGTGTGGACATTGTCCTGTTTTGATTTCTGTCACTTCTGTACAGCAGCTAGTGTTTGTCAAGGTTCAAAACTCGTCCCTCAGCGGTGGTGAAAGGTCATCAAGCTTTCAAGAATTCCAGCCTAAGATGTGTCCTGATGTGCTTGATTACAGTTACCTCCCTGACACACAGATCCATGTTTCTAATCTTCCAGACAAGCGCACAGACCCGTGGCTGCTGGTCTACTCCCCCTTTCCCTTGCTACTCATCTTCCTGGTCTACAACAGTGTGGTGTGGGCGGGCCCTCGTCTGATGAAACACAGGGAACCCTTCAATCTCAGAGGCGTTCTCATCGTTTACAATTTCTTCATGGTCGGCCTGTCTGCCTACATGTTCTACGAGGTTTGTCAGATCTGCTCTTTGTCTGTTTAAGCGAAGGGGCCAAGACTCAcccagaggggccaattatatgtcaTAATCCCTGATCCAGTAAAGTGCACATCTGAGTCATTCCTTGTTTGCTCTTATCTtcatagctttgagcaaagccacacagCAATGAATGTATTTTGAAATGCATTCAAGCCCGTTGTgcagatttcagctggggccacctggatccgcccctgacCCTGAGcatgaaaatatgtattttttaaatatatatataaatatttcattcatgACATTATTGTGTTTTACGTTTGTAGTTCCTGGTCACGTCTTTGCTCTCAAACTACAGCTACCTGTGTCAGCCGGTAGATTACAGCAACAGCCCGCTGGCCATGAGAGTAAGTACATGAGGGTATCTCACATACAACGTTTCATCAGGAGAGACTGCAGTGTGTATTGCCATGTGTGACCTTGGACTTGATGTCATGCTGGGTGGAAGGAGGTGGGGCTGTATGGTGTGGAATGCATAGACTGTGGAAAGGTTTGAATGAGACGATGTCTGCTGCaatatgattggctgattgagaTTATGGCAAAATCTGATTGGTTTACTGCAAACAACCAGCCAGTCAGCTGACCAGAAGAGGCGGGGAGTTTGAAAGTATTGTAAATGAATGGAACATAGAGAAAGTCAGAGAACGTATACTGAGCTTAATTTAGTCACGTTGTTTGTTAGAATTAATTATGTTTGGATCATAATTCAAAGtaaagtttttctacctgacgATTGGCTGTATATATACActtttactttattagttattcTATTAGCTCCCTTCGTTCTTGCACCTGACCTGTATATTTGAGTTGTGCAATCTGTTTCCACATGACGTGCGGCAGTGAGATTAATAAAGTTGTctgaattgaatttaaatgcgtTAATAACAATATGTaaaacccagcctcctccactTTGCCCTCCGTCCAGATGGCCAGAGTCTGCTGGTGGTTCTTCTTCTCCAAGGTCATCGAGCTCAGCGACACGGTGAATATCACGTCAAAAATGTTTCACATTCAGTCGAGTGGTGAGAAATCAGAGTCGTGACTCCAacagcctcctctgctcctcctgtgtATGAGcagctcttcttcatcctgaggaagaagaacaaTCAGATCACGTTCCTCCACGTCTACCACCACGGCACCATGATCTTCAACTGGTGGTCGGGAATCAAATATGTGGCCGGGGGACAGTGTAAGTCAACTAATGTAGTTATTCACtcccaaatataaaaaaaaacataaagcatTTAATCCATTTTTTCCCTGAGTAGTCCGAGCATCAGGTTCCTCTGTGACAGAGCTCCATTGTTGTAGAGACACATTCAAACGCGTGTCACCACTGCACTGAGTGACACAGTCCTTCGTCAGGACAAACGGCAGCACTGTGGTTTATCGTGAATTGATGCATTCACCATCACGCTGCTGTAATCACTCGTACTGTGGACTTGTACTCGTGTCGAAAATTCCGCAGCTGAAAATCTTACACAACACTTGACAGCGACCTTGGCTCCGATTTGATCACTTTACACAAACGGTTGACTTCAGAAGCACGAGTCAATGCTTTTATAACATTATAGATAAGATACATGAACTATTACAAGACTCCACTATCACATGTATCATGTGCAATGTTCATATCACGTTTAAACACTTAGCAAAACTAACATAATTTGTCATATATTTCTTTGTTAAAGACTTtaatatcagtttaatatcaatACTAAAAAAGTAGCTTTTCTCATTATTTTGAAGTATTAATTATTTGATGATGATGCTTATTATTGCTTCtcttgatttgttttaatgctTGGTTCTGTTTCTACCACATCCTGCAGCGTTCTTCAACGGGATGGGCAACAGCTTCGTTCACATCATCATGTACTCGTACTACGCCCTGGCTGCCATCGGCCCACACATGCAGAAGTACCTATGGTGGAAACGTTACCTCACGTCCCTGCAGCTGGTAAGTGGACCTCGCTCTGCGTGACAGGAAtcaaacatgtaaacacagaatGTCTTTTAGAACCAATCTGAACTTTTGTCGGCTGCCCCTCCAGGTGCAGTTTGTGATCTTCCTCATGCACACGGGTCACAACCTGTTAGCCGAGTGCGACTTCCCAAACTCCATGAACATGCTTTTGTTTGGTTACTGCGTCACCCTCGTCATCCTCTTCAGCAACTTCTATTATCAGAGCTACctcaagaacaagaagaagcagaaagtaTAAGATGCAGTCACTGCAGCGCTCGTCCACTAGAGGGCACAACAAGCCTACAGAATGAGGCTTTTTCTCTTCATCAACAGTCTGAGCTCATTCACAGAAGTCTGTAAGAAAAAATACACTGTTCAGGTTAATAAAGCTTCACACTCCTCTCtgcattattttaattattaaaaaagagCCATTGAGTGACCAAACCATTTATTATATCTTAAACTGAGAAATGacaaacattcaaatgattgtTGTTAACAAACTGTACATTTTATACACATGCAATGAAGgagtttgttgtttttcctgcagTATTGCAGAATGAATGAGCCCCTCCTCTGGAAGTAAATGCAAAAGCACAGAACACTTGataacaaaaagagaagaagaaaaagcaaaCACGGCAAAATGATATATTTTCTCTACACTtcagtcgagagagagagagagagagagagagagagagagagagagagagagagagagagagagagagagagagagagagagagagagagagagagagagagagagagagagagagagagagagagagagagagagagagagagagagagagagagagagagagagagagagagagagagagagagagagagagattcaacGTCCGTTCAGGAGTTTTGTATCGTCTGAAGTTCACATGTCAAAGCCGAGGAAACGTGGAAGCTTTGTGTGATTGTACTTTGCACGTAGGTGTGTGTGATGCACCAACGTAGACCGAGTCACAATATCTGTACATGATGGGTTCTTGATCAATAAATGTGATTCTGAAGCTCAGAAGGAAAGTTTCTGTCTCTTGTGTTATGATTGTTTAAAAAAGTCATATTTTTTCCCTACTTAAAAGAGGAGACTTccctttgatttatttgatttctttaaaaTCAGTAAAACCTCTGAACCAGAAGCTGATCAAATCATTTTAAAGGTTTTCCCTTGAACAAAGTTCTCAGAAGGAAATGATGAAACTTTCATGATGTTTTGCGGGATGCAAGAGACAGGAAGGACAAAATCGATCCAACAAAGGAGATACGTACTGACTTCTACCTGAAATACCTGATCCCAATATTCACATAGTGCAACTCACCAGCGTCTGTGGGAAGACAACTCCCTGCAGGGGAAATACACATATTCAAACCTGCACATCCCGAGTTCATAACAGAGGCTCTCTGTTGTAAATCTGAATTCCAGCTCAATCCCAAATAACCCtcatgacatcactgtgacatcattgGGACTATTTTCTCACACATTAGTATTGAGTATTAAATTAGCTGATGTGAATGAGTAAAATTCCTCatatctttgtttatttcttttcttttaaatagttttcttttctcctgaaaATGGTTTATTTACAACCAGGAAGAACCTCTTTTCAGTTTTACTGGTGAtgagacatttttgttttaagggTTCACATAGAGTTTCGTAAATAACCTAAACTGACTTCCAGAGATTTGagattgtgttttcacccctgtctgtttgttggttggtttgattGTGAGTAacataacacaaaaactaccgaacagatttccatgaaacttggtagaaggatgtgGAGGCGCAGATCTGGAAAGAATCTGAAAGATTGGGAGTTTTTCAACGTTTACACTGATCATTTATGAAGATTGATAAGAAGAGCCAGGCAaattaagggaactgatatctatgagcgtGTGATGAAATCCTTCAGTGTGGGTTAATTTGAGAAGACTGTTGGGCCCtggtggaggaatgtgctctactgagtgtcattctaatGTGGTCGCTTTCATCATCCATCTGACACCTGCAGTGAGTCTGTGGGACCTGGAAGAAAACAGGACCTAAAGGAGAAGTGTCCCGAGTGTGTGAAGACATGTGAAGGAGTCGGACTGCGGCGTAGTAGAGTGTGAGTGGTGAAGCGTGTCCTGCTCCAGTGTTGCTCTATGTCTCTGTGTAGATGGATGACATGTGGCTCAGGCTGCGGTCGAAGCTGCCAACCTGGAAGAAAATGCTCTCCTCGGGGCTGGACGTGAACTGGCACCCTGCGTTGCCCTGCAGCTCCTGGGTCAAGTTGAAGCCTGGAACATGGTGAATGGGTTTAACATTTCTGATAAAATCATTCAGGTTATCTTTAAGGATCTGTATACTTTCGGATTCTGGAAAAAAAGGGCCAAGGTAAATTGTCATTACCCGAAGAGCCGGCAGTGCTGGTCGACATGTGGAAGCCATTGTGCTGATGGGAAGTGTAGGCGTGAGAATCTCCGGGGACGTGGACACCACCGACCGTCTGCTCCATCCTGTAGGAGTCTCCGAAATGGAAGCAGCTCTGAAAGCTGCCTTGGTATTCTAGGAAACGAGGGAGGATGTTAAAGAGGGGATgagacgaagagagagagaagaaaaatagaagCCTGACTTGAACAACTGCCACCAGCGTCTATGGCCGATTGTTTCCAGGGTCAGTGGGCGTCCGCTCCATCCGGCTGAAACTTAATGGGGCTCTCAAATTATGACAATGCTATATTTGTGCTCGAGCTACCTCTGCCAGCCCCATAGTGTGTAACGTTCGTCCCCATCGTCCCAGTTCGTACTCAGAATCGACCGCAGGAGTCACGATAATGGGGAAGCAGCCTTTCCACGAGCGCTATTACGCAACTGCCTGACCACAGCGCGGTTAGCGAGACGTCCATGTGTAGATCTTTACAGGGAAAACAGTGTTTAAGGCATTAGGAAAAAGGCTCGGGAGTGACAGCTGAGCCTTCCAATGTTCGGGCGCTGAGAGACAGCTGAACACATGAGCCAGCGTTTTGTTGGCTAATTCAGTGCAGGGGAAAGGCTTCCGGCGTGTGGTTTTCCCGACTCTGTTTCTTCGACTGTAATCTCTCTGTCCTAAAAATGCTCCGACAGAGCCACAGGGCAGTATCACTGCTCcgacttcctctctctcaggcCTTTCTTGTGGCTCTGGTGGTGCAGACACAGAGATGTTAAGATATATAAGTGTATTTAAATGACCCGGCACTGGGAATTCCTTCAAAAGGACATCATGCAAGAGTAATAGAGGAGTTAGATGTTGCTGTATCACCTGCCACGGGAAATAAAATTTTAAACTCTAATAGCCATTTTCAAATTCAATCCAGAACAGATTTCCTGAAACAACTTTAGGTTACATTCAGCCAGATGTCTGGAGGTCCATCTCACCGTCATTAGCAGACTGGTGATGGTGATAGTGAGAGTAGGGCTTTTGGTGGGGGTGAACATGCTGTTTCTCCAGAGGCGGCGGCtgcggtggtggaggaggaggaggcgtccCTGTTCCCTTCATCCCTGGAGACATCAGGGGGCCCGACACCctgagggagacacagagaggcagggtgagacatactgtatgtgtttaAAGCACTTAAAAGTCTCGATCACTGTTCAATAAAGGGCTTCATGCAGTGTGACATCCCGATCAAAGCCCAAGCTACACGGCGGCGTGCGAACCACATGATCGGACAAACCCAGCGGGGCCTTCAATGATCCTCATCATGCTGAAGAAGAAACAGTCCAGGCGTGTGGAAAACTCTGGCTCCCCACACGTAATCGTTCCTCCCACCACATACTACGATCTTATGTCAACAAACGGGAGAGTGTGCATTCAAGGGAAACCAACCCACCCACCCCCTGCTCCCCTctccccattcacacacacacacacacacacacacacacacacacacgtacacacacgacacgacacacacacacacacacacacacacacaccaggcgcCCACCATGGCAGTGACCCCAGGCTTTGTGGCCTGGAGAAAAGAGGGCACCATCGTGTTTACATTCACAATGTCTGAGTGAAGGAATATTAAGATTACATGTTTGTGACTCTGAGGCCTGGAGTCTTTGTTTTGAGAATATGATTGTTTAAATAAAGGTTTGTTCATGTTACTGGATACATTTGTCATCCTGACACAGAAGTAGGCAAATCACATTTAGGGACGTCATCAGCTTAAACTCTACATCCCTTTGCAATGATTTTAAAcgtacaatatgtaacttctGAGAGTCTCtcaaataaaaccacaacaaaGGACCTAGTTTGTTGATATTATGAAGCAGCGTGGGAGCAAAATTCACATGGTTACCTTAAATAAGTTGgtgatttctctgggtttgaacttTGTTGACAGAAGGATAATGTTAATACacaagtaaataaaatacatggtcATTAGATATTtaaatgaagaattgttacTGATTATATTTTAATTGGAGAATATTGTGGACTTTTGTTCAGTCTCAGCTCACCTTATTTGGGAGATCTCTATGGTTTAAAGGCAAATATTTCTGCCACTTAGCATCATAGTTTAAACGGCCCACGCTTTAAAAACCTGCAGAAGGAATTGTATCCTCTACGTCATGGTTCATTGAACTTCCGCACAATCTTTCATTATTATCAGAGAATAAGTTCTGCATGACATCCTATCTTCTAACATGAAACGTATGCTGCTGTCATGATGGCTTTTAGTTCTGTCAATGCTGTGAGCAAAGGAATGGTTTTCCTCACATTTGTATAATTACGTCATGACTTTGCTGAAAGATGTCCTCCTCATGTGATGTGATGGCAGTTTAACGTGTCCTGAGACTATAAAGGAAGGAGTAGGAAATTATGAATACTCCTCTTCGATTTCTTGCGAAGTGATTGAGAAAATTGATACCATTCTTGTGTCTGTGCAACAAAATGTGACGCAAAGAGCCGAGGTGATTGTTAGGTTAGTTTGGGAAACGTATGtaaacagagagaaactgatCAGTCCAAAGTCTTAAACTAAAACTATGTCCTATATCCTCATTTATTTCATCGATTTAAAAACCAAAATGTAACATTAACAGGTTGTATGGAGGTGTAGCGTGTTCATTTGTCATGTTTagaaatgttttcatctttaGACACAGCAGGGCTAGTTGCAGAAtgaatgctaagctaactggcctCTCCAACACTAAGTATGGTACCAATCTCCTCATCAAACTTTCAGCAAGAAAACGAATAAGTATATTTACTAAACATGTCAAACTGTTCTATTACCACATCTGGTAATTATTCACACACTTAAATGGTACATGTGAAATTTAACAAGATACTCTATTTGAACAACAGTTTAATGACTTCATGTTGAACACTTGACATTAACTTGACGAAACAACAGCGATAAAAGACTGATATCGAACAGACCTGCCTTTAAAAACAGTGACGGCCAATCACCTCCCTCCAAATATTCAGCAGCTACTTACTAGCCTCTCACGACTGCATATCAGGAATGCCAACTCATaaactgctgctgttgctgtgtgtctgtgtggtagCATATGGTTTCCACTAAGCGCTATATGAACGTGATGACAGAGTGTTGCTGGTTGCTGGCCTGGCTGGAGACTGGGATATGAGCTACCACTCCGTGCACCAGTCACGCCCCGCCGCTCAGTGACTGGCAGTGGCTTTTGGCAGAGAGTGAGCATTGAGAGGAGATGCTAAACAATGTCAAACGAAAAGTGCTAAATGCTGCTATATTTACTTTACAGTTTAATTAGCTGCAAGACGCAGCCTCAGGCTCcacatgtttgtttgcttttatcAGCGGAGATCATCAAAAAAACGAATAAAAAATCAACCCTGGGATTAAGTCTTTTTATTGCCTCTAGAtgagatgttgtgtttttacttctGTTTGTCGTCTTTCTGTTTGCTTGTCACAAACTGAACTGACTCCCTGAAGTCTAGTGGAGAGATAAACCTTGAGTCAATATGGGACTGTATTTTGGCAGTAACCTGTGATTCCTATCATAtggaaagtaactaagtaattGTATTTTCTTGTGCTTAACAAGTgagtattttgacttttttactTTCAGTACATCTCTAACTACAAACTACTTTTACTGAACTGTAACTACATGTTGCAGATTTGACATAAAATCGAATAATCAGCTGACAAAAtgcagtacattttttttaacaacctaATAGTATTTAAAGTACTATTGGCTCATACTCTACTTTAGTAAATATAACAACATAGGACTGTTACTTGAAAGAATGGACAATTGTTATCAAGTGGCATTGCCCTTTGCTGAAAGTCTTACTCCAGTAGATTGTTGCATTAAAACCCTAAAACTCAGCATTTATCCtcaaattttcattttcaaaatatttGTCAAGAAAACAATTCCACCATGGCCTagaaatgacttaaatgtagCTCTACACGTTCCTTCCTCTCAAGGCTGGGATGTAAGAACATGCAAATGTATGCCCTGCTCCTCGTCTACCCACcctcacagcgccacctgcagctAAGGAGCTTTTCCAAGCTAATGAGGCCCACCCACAGGTTGAAAGGTTTGGTTTCTTAGATTTGTGACTCCCATAACTAGCCTGCACTTTATGATGTTGGTAATGAAATATTTTTGACTGCCACATAACAGGGAGTCTTGTAGTCACCGCTTGTGCTACAACCTCCACAACCTCAGACGGACTGCACACCACACAACTGGAGTATTGTGGAGAATACATTTAGCAAGCCATGATATGTAATTCATCTCAGCAGCTGATTATCATTCAAGCATGTGTGACCATGCCCTTAAAGTGAATACATAGCCATGGCATTGGCTGTTATTTTGCTCAAATTATGTCTTTCATCAGATAAAAGCCACAAAGGAGACAtgttaacatgtttaaaaacttGATTTTCACCGGAGGGTGACTTTAAGTAAAAGATCTGAACACTTTCTCCAGCTTTCATTATAACTTTGACATAAACAAAATGAGGGACTTTCCAAATCCAGAAGTCGCAGGATTAGCCaatgaaaacaatttaaattgagGAGATAGAGCTGATACCTTTAAAAAGTAACAACAAATCAGAAGACTATCTGGAGGTTACCCCTCTTGTCATTCTGTAAATGTTCATATAGGTATCAGATTTAACAGTATTTGGACTACACTTGACCTACATGTCTGTGCCGACAAAACTAAAGAGGCTTGTGTGACACCATGTGTTAGTTCAGCACTGGAGAAGCTTGCTGTTAGCGAGCGTGTCTAATCCACGGGTTGGCATAGGCCCAGTGCATGGCCATGTGTTCCTGTGGAGAGCACCGTTCCCCCAGGAGCTGCTGTCAGCACAAACTCGGGAAACAGTTATACTGTTCATATTTTTACGAGCTGCCTCTATGTGCAGCTAAAGTGAATCATAAGCTAATCACTGCCAGCTGCCACCGGCCCCGCTCTCGTCGCTCTCTAGCTCGCTAGCAGCTCGGGGTTGAGGTATGAGGGGAATCTTTCAAATGCCACATTAATCTCTCCTGCGATATTCATCTTCACTGACCATCCTGCATGCTCTCCTTTTTCCAGCCAGCCCACCCACTTTTGTTCCGCTGCAATGAGAGCGGTTTGACCATTGACCTGTTGATTCCTGAAGGTAGAGCTGGGGGGGAATTTAAGGTGAGGCCATCCGATTGATGGACTGTATTTCATATAAAGGTtagggaggatggagagagagtgagagatgtAAAATACTTACTTCTATGGTCAGACTTTTGAGAAGTTAATGTGAGGTCTGTTTTAAAGGCCTGAGGAGCCAAAAGGTTTACGAGACGCAAACCGTCGCTCACTCCAGTGGACACCAGCTCAGTGAGTTTGACTCGAGCAGCTCTGTGAATTTTTCTGTGAGTAATATGGGAAAGCTGATGTCATTCTGGGAATGAGCTTTGGTTCTACTCTGAAGTTGTTGGCTTAACTCCAGCCTTACGGAACGCTACGAAAAGATGAAGAGGACATTCCGACCTGGCCTGTCTGAAATTGCCCTGGAGCCACATAAGTCCAGACAAAATGACTCGTATTCAGGTATGCGGGCCATGGACGTCATCACTACAGGAGTGCAGCTATTGTCCAGAAACATTACGACTTATTGATTTTAAAGAGAAGCTGCATTGCAGTCTTGGCTCCGTGTGCGGAGTCATGATGGgatggaaagaaaagctgaagaTTCATGAACagtcctgctctgctcctcgtTTGTCTTCCTTCACCTGCAGTTAACTGTCCCACCAGGGAGCAGGGATCAAACCCTGTCCTCTGCAAACCCTACATTCCCCACAAACACTCTCCGCCTGCCCTCGCATCTCCACCCCCTCTGTAGCCGATCAGTAAGCCCTGCTGATGGATGACGGGGGCTTCTTTGGCGCTGATCGGTGGGAACCCTTCTGGTTCTGGTTAGCAAGCTAAAGCTTTGCTTGTGAGACAGACTACAGCATCCtggctaaagctaagctaaagCTAAGCCAGCCCCGCAGGCCCCGCAGTGTGAAGAGCACAGCTAGGGTTGGGGAATATTTCTTAGGCCCTGGATACTCCAAGAAAGATAAGATGCACCAAACGCAGAGGATCCGTCCTTAATCACCATGCTTCCTGGAGGAATTTTGAGAGTAAATAATCAGATTTTTGTCCTTTGAGTTAAGTGTTTGCGTAGCAGGTTAATTGAAGACTACATGTTATTAACTGAGCGCCACAAAATGAGCGACTGCCCACATTCCGCCATGAGCGACTACctcaaaaatgttttagtttggGTTAAGAGATTGACACTCGTTTTCTGGATCACTGGAGAATGATAATGGCTGGAAGACAGACAGTGTAGAGTTACAAGAACGTGGACGTCCCCCTTCAGTTCAGGGACTCTTAATGTAGCTCTGTGCCGTCTCTGCCATCACTCTAATTAAATTATCCCAAGTCAATCATTGCCAAGGTATCAAACCGACTCAGTATTTATAATATTTGCAGAGGGGCTCTAATATCAATACCTGGGTAAAGGCCGTAGAGACTCCCCTCTGCAATTATATAACCACATATGGCCGAAGCAGTGAATGACAACATTTACCACCCATCTCTCTGAAGAGCACCGGCCACCGTGGACGAACAACCACCTCTATGAGAGGGAGgccctacacacacacgtgccATACCAATCACCAGACGCATTTTACCTGGTATAATTTAATATTAGCTTCAGAAAAATGACACTGCTATTTACAAAGTCAAAAGAGTCTAAATGGCCCATTTGAGTCAGAGTAAACACATTTAGCCATGAGGTCAGAGGCTGCCGCACGAGAGGCAGGTTAGTTTGATaattttgtcaaaatgtttaatGTCCTGCTAAACCGTTTGGGAAAAACAAGTGCGGCGCTGATATTGACTTTGGCAGCAGCCTGTATACTCAAGGCCTTAAACATGTAAATCAAATGCTCCATCTTCAGGCAAATGTAAGTAGACGTTTCATGCCCGGCTAGTTGTAGGTTCTGCCACAGCTCGCCCCCACCCTCTGTCCATATGGTGCGATGAACGGATAGAgcactacagtgtgtgtgtgtgtgtgtgtatgtgtgtgtgtgtgtgtgtgcacgtgcgttCATGGCCGCTCTCAGGTCAAACATCTTGGTTCGATGAAATCTGTAAGTTTTGGAAATTGCTGTAGTTGTATGAGGCAGCTTAAGGTGGGGAGTCAAATATATACATGAACAAGGGAGATGACATATTTGGCATAATGGGCACTTAGGTTAGAAAtgtagagaaacacaaacacacacacacacacacacacacacacacacgcacacacacacacacacacacgtcaaacaCCCAAAGGAACAGACCCACATCTCACATCCAATATGTCCCCCTGCCCATGTACCAGCTCTTACAGCATCCCCCCCACTC
Coding sequences within:
- the elovl8b gene encoding ELOVL fatty acid elongase 8b isoform X1, translated to MILLSSLTIEGRTATASGSKMASAWESLLSAYQSALDNGDKRTDPWLLVYSPFPLLLIFLVYNSVVWAGPRLMKHREPFNLRGVLIVYNFFMVGLSAYMFYEFLVTSLLSNYSYLCQPVDYSNSPLAMRMARVCWWFFFSKVIELSDTLFFILRKKNNQITFLHVYHHGTMIFNWWSGIKYVAGGQSFFNGMGNSFVHIIMYSYYALAAIGPHMQKYLWWKRYLTSLQLVQFVIFLMHTGHNLLAECDFPNSMNMLLFGYCVTLVILFSNFYYQSYLKNKKKQKV
- the elovl8b gene encoding ELOVL fatty acid elongase 8b isoform X2; translation: MASAWESLLSAYQSALDNGDKRTDPWLLVYSPFPLLLIFLVYNSVVWAGPRLMKHREPFNLRGVLIVYNFFMVGLSAYMFYEFLVTSLLSNYSYLCQPVDYSNSPLAMRMARVCWWFFFSKVIELSDTLFFILRKKNNQITFLHVYHHGTMIFNWWSGIKYVAGGQSFFNGMGNSFVHIIMYSYYALAAIGPHMQKYLWWKRYLTSLQLVQFVIFLMHTGHNLLAECDFPNSMNMLLFGYCVTLVILFSNFYYQSYLKNKKKQKV